Genomic segment of Andrena cerasifolii isolate SP2316 chromosome 16, iyAndCera1_principal, whole genome shotgun sequence:
CCCGTGCTACCGGTGCTCGCGGTATCGGTTATGGATCCCGGCGGACGCGACCCGGCCGGCGGTTACGACCCTCTCCCCCACGGGGGGAGACTCTGCGGCAGGAGAGCAAATAGGCGCGGGACAAAAGCAGAGAAGAGGCGGCAGAGCGGCGGCGACGGAGGCGTTTACATTGGCAGGCGTCGAACGCTTGTAAGATAAAGCGGTTGGCAACGTTCTACACGTGTACGCCGGTTTGTAACGCACGCTCCGAACACGTGCACCCCGCAGTTTGACGTGTTTATCAACCGATGCACCGCCGGTTGCATCGCCGTCGCTTTCCCGCTTCCGCGAACGCGGATCGGTTCGCTCTCTTGATCTGtctctcccctctctctttctctctctttctcattcTCTCCCTTTCCCCCATCGTCCCTGGCCACGATCACCGCGAGCTAGCGCGCTCGTTAATTAAAGCGGAGGACTCTCGTTAAAGTCGATTGGCTTTTGCGCAACCAGCCATCGATCGGCGATTCGCGATCCTCGCCGTGATTACCCGGAATTGAGACGTTAATCCTTCATTCTTCCAAGCGACCGCGGGGCCGCGCGCGCGTTTAACGATTCGGCGCAAATGATTTGTCTCTGCGCGAGCGATCGGCCCGATCCGGTAATTCCTGCTCGGGGCAAGAATGCAATTAACGATAACGCGCGGTTCTGGGAATCTTGGCCGGCTATCGAGCGCCCGCTGAGCGCCTTCTTCGCTGACGCTGGATGATTGGAAAGGAAGGGGTGAGAGGAGTGGGAGGGGGGTGTAATTGATTAGGATATCACGTATCCTTTTTTCACGCGCCGTATTTGGCGGAGCAGGTTACTCCGGCGACCGCTTTCCACGCTAGAATTCATCAGCGCCGCCTCTGTGTAAACAAAACGCGCGCGAGTTCGTTGGATATCGAGCGAACGTTCGACTTCTCCTTGCGCTGCCTCGCGGCCTGACAAGAAATGCCAGTCGAAAGTTTTCCTCCCCTCTAGGACCTCGTCGTCAGGTCTATAGGCGCTGGCCTTTTCAGCGGAGGACTGTCTCGATCGCTCCCGCTCTCCATGTCGATTTCATCGTCCTCCGTCTCGTCTCTCGCTGGAGTGCTCGCGGACTTCATAGACAGGTCCATAGGGTTATCCTGGGGAGGCAGGCAGTCCGGTTCCGGCCCCGGGCTGCAGAGCGGAGAACCGTCCTCCGAGCGAGCCTTCGCGGACACTGGTGAACCCTCCACCTGTGTTCGTTGACTCTTCAACACCGCGTCCAGGTAAAATCGCTTGTTGTACGTCTCTCCGACCTCCGCCCTGGGGGAGGAACTCTGCCTCGACGCCTCCATGTTATGATTGTGCGCGTATCTgtcgttgttgttgttattccCGCAAGGGTCCTTGTGGTCCACGCTGATCGTTGTCGTGGCGGTAGTGGTGTTCGTGGCGGAGATCGCACCGGTCGCGTCTTCGATCACTGGCGAGTGTCGAAGGAGGTTGGAGGAGTGATTGGGCACCAACGGGTGGGAAGCCCCGTGAGAAGTGGCGTACAGGTGATAGGGCGAGAACATGGTGAGGCTCGGGGGTGGTAGGAACGCGGGTGGCAGCAGGGACATGCCACCGAGGTGGAAGCCAAGGGGTAGGCTCATCATTTCCTTGCTAAGAGCCGACAGTTCAGCCACGGAGGGCTGCAGATGCGAATGCAGGGGTCGGAAGCCCGGGTGCCCCGAAAAGGCGGCCCGTCGCTCCGATATCTCCACGGAGCTGTCGCTGTTGTGCGATTCCGGGGAGCTGATGCTGGGCGACGTCGAATTCTTGTAGTCGTCCAAGCCCAACATCAGCACGTCGTCCTTCCGCTGGCCAGCGTGAATGCCGATGGGTGGGCTGATCGGTTTCCGTTGCTGTTGCGCCAGCTGCTGGCTGGGAAGGGTCTGCTGGTAGTgatgctgttgttgttgctgctgctgctgctgctcttGCATCAGACAGTGGATCTTGAACCAGTTAGATCTGCGCCCGTACCTCGAGCCAGACTTCGACATGCCCACCAGAAGGCATTTCCTCAAACGGCAGGCCTTGCAGGCTGTTCGGTTCTTCTTGTTGATTACGCACTCCCCGCCATTCTTGCATTCGGAGATGCTGCTCAGGTTGTTGTAGGATCTTCCAAAGAACGACTGGAACAAACAGAGAGGAGCTTTCGTTATTACTAATGCGATAATGCAACGGGGGCAAAGGGATTGTTATTCATCTCGGCGGTACTAACGAAGCGAATTAAATCTTGCGGGTGAGCGTTACAAAGGAAGCGTACGCTTTAAATGTAAATTGAGGTCCCGAAGATTTACCGAAAGATGTGCTGCGAGCGCAACAGCGGCGCAACGCTGGTAATGAGTACGGCAAAGTCGTTAGTTCGTAACAGCGTGCTCTCGTTGTCCCATTCATGTTGTACGAGCGGGGAAACAAGCGGCGTAGGCGCGTGCGGCCTACTGTGCTCGTGCTAATTGCCGAAATGGTGCAATTCCGCGATTCCGACATCGCTTGGCTTTCGTGTCGGAGCCGGGAGAGCCGCGCGCCGGGTCACCCTTTCATTCGCATGCATTCTCGCAACATTTCTTTTTCGGCTTACTTAACCGCGTCTACCCGCGCTGATGTGTTCCGCTTCGATTCGACGTTATCCATCGACAAAAAAAATGCCTCCTCTTCAACAGCCACCAGTGCCTGCTGTGTTATTCTAAATCCATCGCGGTCTCGCAATCGGCAACGAAAAACCAGGAATCAAACACGCGTCTTACGAAACGCGCGTACAATTTAAGACCTCGTTCTTTATGACAGGCATCGAATCAGCCTCGTGCCCCAACTATGCATTTAAACTCGCCGCGTATCGCTCCGAGACACCTACGACTTCCTGTGCAACGACAGCTGGAAAATTTCGCCCTTCGCGGTAATGATCAGCCTTTAAAGAGACACGACGGCCGACGTACGCGCGGCACCGTCCACTTTCGCTTTTTCTGCCCGTACGCACGCTATATTATTAATCGTttctggttcgtttgttccgaaAACGAGCTCTTCCTGCGGCCCAGTGGTCCCGATGCGCGAGCCCCCGAGACCCGGCCACGCTGTTCCACTTGCCCTCACCGCCCAGCACAGCACCGCTGGttttcgtcgtcgtcctcggcgtcgtcgtcgttcaGTCGTGTCTGACCGCGCACAGTCTCCAACGTCGGGCCCCGTCGCGTCGTGGAGTGCAAGGAAGACAAGGAGGACGGGCTACGGGAATACGCGCGACGCTTCAGGAGCGATGACACAATCGAGAAAATGCTACCGTTATTACGTGCCCGGTCCCTCCGCCCCCCGTGTCCCCGCCTCTATCGCGACGGCACATACTGGGATTATGCAAACGCGGCTCCACTTCGAAACTTTGCTCGGTCGCCTTTTCATCGTCGAACCTTCCAGCGATTGTTACG
This window contains:
- the LOC143377493 gene encoding knirps-related protein, translated to MNQQCKVCGEPAAGFHFGAFTCEGCKSFFGRSYNNLSSISECKNGGECVINKKNRTACKACRLRKCLLVGMSKSGSRYGRRSNWFKIHCLMQEQQQQQQQQQHHYQQTLPSQQLAQQQRKPISPPIGIHAGQRKDDVLMLGLDDYKNSTSPSISSPESHNSDSSVEISERRAAFSGHPGFRPLHSHLQPSVAELSALSKEMMSLPLGFHLGGMSLLPPAFLPPPSLTMFSPYHLYATSHGASHPLVPNHSSNLLRHSPVIEDATGAISATNTTTATTTISVDHKDPCGNNNNNDRYAHNHNMEASRQSSSPRAEVGETYNKRFYLDAVLKSQRTQVEGSPVSAKARSEDGSPLCSPGPEPDCLPPQDNPMDLSMKSASTPARDETEDDEIDMESGSDRDSPPLKRPAPIDLTTRS